The Pirellulales bacterium genome includes a window with the following:
- a CDS encoding DUF58 domain-containing protein, whose translation MPDSKRFSHPETLARIHRLDLRARHVVEGFLSGMHRSPYFGQSVEFQQHREYTPGDDLRHVDWKVWARQDRLYVKQFEEDTNLRCVLLVDVSASMRYGSGPLNKYEYGCTTAVCLAHLLLRQHDAVGCVTFDDAIRVTVPTRSRHTHLDSIIQALDISHPREKTELARILGTVAEQQPRRGMVVLVSDLLVERPGLLRGLRLLRQRGHDVLVLHVLDDDELDFPFNGTTRFEGLELDEQLTCNPRALRDGYLAALASYLEEVRLGCAREMVDYALLRTSQPLDAALAAFLSNRLGMHHRN comes from the coding sequence ATGCCCGATTCCAAAAGATTTTCGCATCCTGAAACGCTGGCCCGCATCCACCGGCTCGATCTGCGTGCGCGTCACGTGGTCGAGGGGTTCTTGTCGGGCATGCACCGCAGCCCGTACTTCGGGCAGTCGGTCGAGTTTCAGCAGCACCGCGAATACACCCCCGGCGACGACCTGCGACACGTCGACTGGAAGGTGTGGGCGCGCCAGGACCGGCTGTACGTCAAGCAATTCGAGGAAGACACGAACCTGCGTTGCGTGCTGCTGGTCGACGTGTCGGCCAGCATGCGCTATGGGTCAGGCCCGCTGAACAAGTACGAGTACGGCTGCACGACGGCCGTGTGCCTGGCGCACCTGCTGCTACGGCAGCACGATGCCGTAGGCTGCGTCACCTTCGACGACGCGATTCGCGTGACCGTGCCGACCCGCTCGCGGCACACGCATCTCGACTCGATCATCCAGGCGCTCGACATCAGCCACCCACGGGAAAAGACCGAGCTGGCGCGCATCCTGGGGACGGTCGCCGAGCAGCAACCGCGGCGCGGCATGGTGGTCCTGGTCAGCGATCTGCTCGTCGAGCGGCCGGGGCTGCTCCGCGGGCTGCGGCTGCTGCGCCAGCGCGGTCACGACGTGCTCGTCCTGCATGTGCTCGACGACGACGAGCTCGATTTTCCCTTCAACGGCACGACGCGCTTCGAGGGCCTCGAGCTCGACGAACAATTGACCTGTAATCCCCGGGCCCTGCGCGACGGCTACCTGGCCGCGCTCGCCAGCTATCTCGAAGAAGTCCGCCTGGGCTGCGCGCGGGAGATGGTCGACTACGCCCTGCTGCGCACCAGCCAGCCGCTGGACGCGGCTCTGGCGGCATTCTTGAGCAACCGCCTGGGAATGCACCACCGCAATTAA
- a CDS encoding MoxR family ATPase → MNASPIDTAAVSRLNEAREKILAQLGQVIVGQNHVIEELLICLFSRGHCLLEGVPGLAKTLLISTLARTLNLSFSRIQFTPDLMPADITGTQIIEENRTTGAREFRFLEGPLFSHVVLADEINRTPPKTQAALLEAMQERQVTVGRVRHPLADPFFVLATQNPIEQEGTYPLPEAQQDRFMFKVYVRYPTFEEEFEIARRTTTTISDHIVPVLAAEEIMRLQALVREVPITDHLVRLALALVRQTRPGEPGTPKFVAEQVRWGAGPRAVQFLILGSKARALLHGRTHVTTEDLQALAYPVLRHRLVVNFAAESDGITPDTVVDELLRTTPTKEDELTSDARFQKIFAS, encoded by the coding sequence ATGAACGCTTCCCCCATCGACACGGCGGCAGTCAGCCGGCTGAACGAGGCCCGTGAAAAGATCCTGGCGCAACTTGGCCAGGTGATCGTCGGCCAGAACCACGTGATCGAAGAGCTGCTGATCTGCCTGTTCAGCCGCGGCCATTGCTTGTTGGAAGGCGTGCCGGGGCTGGCCAAGACCTTGCTGATCAGCACGCTGGCCCGGACGCTCAATCTCTCCTTCAGCCGCATTCAATTCACGCCCGACTTGATGCCGGCGGACATCACCGGCACGCAGATCATCGAGGAGAACCGCACGACCGGCGCGCGCGAATTCCGGTTTCTCGAAGGCCCGCTGTTCTCGCACGTCGTCCTGGCCGACGAGATCAACCGTACGCCTCCCAAGACGCAGGCGGCGCTGCTCGAGGCGATGCAAGAGCGGCAAGTCACGGTCGGACGCGTGCGGCATCCGTTGGCCGATCCATTCTTCGTGCTGGCCACGCAAAACCCGATCGAGCAGGAGGGCACCTACCCGCTGCCCGAGGCCCAGCAAGACCGGTTCATGTTCAAGGTCTACGTGCGGTACCCGACCTTCGAGGAAGAGTTCGAGATCGCCCGGCGGACGACGACCACGATCAGCGATCACATCGTGCCGGTGCTGGCCGCGGAGGAAATCATGCGGCTGCAAGCCCTCGTGCGCGAAGTGCCGATCACCGATCACCTCGTGCGGTTGGCCTTGGCGCTGGTGCGGCAGACACGCCCCGGCGAACCCGGCACGCCCAAATTCGTCGCCGAGCAGGTGCGCTGGGGCGCCGGTCCGCGTGCCGTGCAGTTCTTGATCCTGGGCAGCAAGGCCCGGGCCTTGTTGCACGGCCGGACCCACGTGACGACAGAAGATCTCCAGGCGCTGGCCTATCCGGTGTTGCGGCACCGCCTGGTGGTCAATTTCGCCGCCGAGAGCGACGGTATCACGCCCGATACGGTCGTCGACGAGTTATTGCGGACGACTCCCACGAAAGAAGACGAACTGACCTCCGATGCCCGATTCCAAAAGATTTTCGCATCCTGA
- a CDS encoding HU family DNA-binding protein, translating to MAKGESASKKAPSKSELLNSIAEQTELSRKQVGAVLDALAKEIEKAMSDQGPGVFAIPGLIKITKKTVPARPAQMNVPNPFKPGETRDIPARPASSKITVRALKTLKDMV from the coding sequence ATGGCCAAAGGCGAAAGCGCAAGTAAGAAAGCGCCCAGCAAGTCCGAGCTTTTGAACTCGATTGCTGAACAGACCGAGTTGTCGAGGAAGCAAGTGGGCGCCGTGCTCGACGCCTTGGCGAAGGAGATCGAGAAGGCCATGAGCGACCAGGGGCCCGGCGTGTTCGCCATTCCTGGTCTGATCAAAATCACCAAGAAGACCGTGCCCGCCCGGCCCGCGCAGATGAACGTGCCGAACCCGTTCAAGCCGGGCGAAACGCGCGATATTCCCGCGCGACCGGCCTCCAGCAAGATTACGGTGCGGGCACTGAAGACGCTGAAGGACATGGTCTAG
- a CDS encoding PQQ-binding-like beta-propeller repeat protein → MRPAAKDRPGVNEGTNRAARGQRSIRRLRETGQAVALLLLAGPLAPGWNGQALAQVQPGNAPALPPNIRLQIQRGRMIFPQGQANDAAAELTEDLVFPTDREMLQRLDRAKKAIDGEHFDDAVRLLGDILHGPEDYFFQPDRAQPLHRSLKAEAERIVGNLPPAGRQSYELQFGAEARRLLELARTAGGSGALADLARRYFHTAAGYEATWLLADDHLDHGRPLSAALCLKRLAESPQADAWQPALGVKLAVCWARAGMRAQAEATLAEGAKQAGRAKLVLGGEAATLPNSAGEYGTWLAAVSGEPAAAVAAQDARWLMFRGDPSRSAPSVGSAPLLNARWRMPTYEDPLAERILAQLRQMYLDQNLSTVVNLHPLVVDDVVLMRTTNRLLAVDLKTGKRLWWATSVDGPDALLDDEAQNDPGVSPQLAPSLDQRIWEDATFGTLASNGTLVFSIEDLPLTAGMFSARFTVGRGGRRHLVETGAFNRLAARNIHSGKLVWEIGGQPGDDALEQAGAFFLGPPLALGDRLYCLAEINSEIRLLTVDAETGKLEWSQQLALLERSIAQDLGRRVAGLSPSYADGVLVCPTGAGAVVAVDLTSRSLLWGYRYPAVPMQTVGARLQIAQQRPAIPGQRQAMAEAWVDSSITLAGGRCFLTPAESQELHCLDLLEGSLVWKAPREDGVYVAGVHGDSLIVVGGAQVRGYKIADGTATWPPIALTDGSSPSGRGFLAGDKYYLPVSSAEVLTIDLDKGQTIARSRARDGRVPGNLVAYAGMVLGSGPEGVDCFYQLDEIERQVKDKLAAQPQDAEALTLRGEILWHSGQLDDAIAALRRAHQAAPDHARARSLLVEALLEGLRSDFAKYQLSGAELETLLDDSAKRGEYLHYLAAGLLANGQPRAAFEACLQLVDTGAEAPALDQIDAQLAVRRDRWVQTQFAAIWAQADEALRAEMQRVVAEQFALAQAAPDAQTLAQFVGYFATLPGTDMARLELAERLASQNDPLQRELLVRQLVESREAATAARACRIMAELALAGPRPLQAATYVQRLRGEFADVACAGELTGRAWVESLGGDEAVQQALLAPLPWPKGHVQIERSVREAPYVKFPAFDLRGRRGPFFTDAAIEFDLHRRGLVGRDGLGNEVWRIALQSDQDNNLQFNQQINPAMVQGHLLVAAVGAELFAIDTLGKAGDPAGGGNAFGRILWRKNLADSLPGGVNLFANPRQFQFGINWRRIPGGDQSMQSLGPLGLLSESQAYFIMNRTLTAADLHTGATLWARRGFAIGSLIWGDRDVVAVVPPEGVEAAVLRAADGAQLGTCIVPPVEQRLGTIGRRLLVWTNENGRSVLELRDVWPDTPLWRQTFSLDAKAVVIEDDEIAVVEPQGRFVILSLPEGRIVTEQLLEPEENLSDIAVLRSRDHYILVANHTWQRSGQIIFAQPIPQMNPSPLNPLVNGRVYGFDRRTRARLWVREVESQGLYLLQPSETPMLVLAAHVAAGRNGPNSTPTAESLVLCLDKRTGETLHEERFAQQILYDVSADAQARTVALGLQQPNQKTQLVFKFTDEPPAAANEAPAGAETPASAATEAGS, encoded by the coding sequence ATGCGACCAGCCGCCAAGGACCGCCCCGGGGTCAACGAGGGAACGAATCGAGCGGCCCGTGGTCAGCGTTCAATTCGTCGCCTCCGCGAGACAGGCCAAGCCGTTGCTCTGCTCCTGCTGGCGGGGCCGCTCGCACCGGGATGGAACGGCCAGGCCTTGGCCCAGGTGCAGCCGGGAAACGCGCCTGCCTTGCCCCCCAACATTCGTTTGCAGATCCAGCGCGGGCGAATGATCTTTCCGCAAGGGCAGGCGAATGACGCCGCGGCGGAATTGACGGAGGACCTGGTTTTTCCGACCGACCGGGAGATGCTGCAGAGATTGGATCGCGCCAAGAAGGCCATCGACGGCGAGCATTTCGACGACGCCGTGAGGTTGCTCGGCGACATCCTGCACGGCCCTGAGGACTATTTCTTTCAGCCCGATCGCGCGCAGCCTTTGCACCGGAGCCTGAAGGCCGAGGCCGAGCGGATCGTGGGCAATCTGCCACCGGCCGGACGGCAATCATACGAGTTGCAGTTTGGCGCCGAGGCGCGCCGCCTCTTGGAGCTTGCGCGAACCGCCGGCGGATCTGGCGCCTTGGCCGACCTCGCCCGGCGATATTTTCACACCGCGGCCGGGTACGAAGCGACCTGGCTGCTGGCCGACGATCATCTCGACCATGGCCGCCCGCTGTCGGCGGCGCTGTGTTTGAAGCGGCTGGCCGAAAGCCCCCAAGCCGATGCCTGGCAACCGGCGCTCGGCGTGAAACTCGCCGTCTGCTGGGCGCGGGCCGGCATGCGCGCCCAAGCCGAAGCCACCTTGGCCGAGGGAGCCAAGCAAGCCGGCCGCGCAAAACTCGTGCTGGGAGGCGAGGCCGCGACGTTGCCCAACTCGGCCGGTGAATATGGCACCTGGCTCGCCGCCGTTTCGGGCGAGCCTGCGGCTGCAGTCGCCGCACAAGACGCGCGTTGGCTGATGTTCCGCGGCGACCCCTCGCGCAGTGCGCCCTCGGTGGGCAGCGCGCCTTTGCTCAATGCGCGCTGGAGGATGCCGACCTATGAAGACCCGCTGGCGGAGCGGATCCTGGCTCAACTTCGACAGATGTATCTCGATCAGAACCTGTCGACCGTCGTCAATCTACACCCGCTGGTCGTCGACGACGTGGTCCTGATGCGAACCACGAATCGACTGCTGGCCGTCGATCTGAAGACGGGCAAGCGACTCTGGTGGGCCACCTCGGTCGATGGGCCCGATGCGCTGTTGGACGACGAAGCGCAGAACGATCCAGGCGTCTCGCCACAACTCGCTCCGAGCCTTGACCAGCGGATCTGGGAAGACGCGACTTTCGGCACCTTGGCCAGCAATGGAACCCTGGTGTTCAGCATCGAGGATTTGCCGCTTACTGCGGGCATGTTTTCCGCGCGTTTCACCGTGGGCCGTGGCGGACGGCGGCACCTCGTCGAAACGGGCGCGTTCAATCGACTCGCGGCCCGGAACATTCATTCGGGCAAGCTGGTCTGGGAGATTGGTGGACAACCGGGCGACGACGCGCTCGAACAGGCCGGCGCATTCTTCCTGGGCCCGCCGCTCGCCCTGGGCGACCGGCTGTATTGCCTGGCCGAGATCAACAGCGAAATCCGGCTGCTGACAGTCGACGCCGAAACGGGCAAGCTCGAATGGTCGCAACAACTCGCCTTGCTCGAACGGAGCATCGCGCAGGATCTGGGTCGGCGCGTGGCGGGGCTTTCGCCGTCCTATGCCGACGGCGTACTTGTCTGTCCAACGGGCGCGGGCGCGGTCGTCGCGGTCGACCTGACGTCGCGGTCGCTGCTCTGGGGCTATCGCTATCCTGCAGTGCCCATGCAAACGGTCGGCGCGCGGCTGCAGATCGCGCAGCAGCGCCCGGCCATACCCGGTCAGCGGCAAGCGATGGCCGAGGCCTGGGTCGATTCGAGCATTACGCTCGCCGGCGGACGCTGTTTCCTGACGCCGGCCGAGTCGCAAGAGTTGCATTGCCTGGACCTGCTCGAGGGGTCGCTCGTGTGGAAGGCGCCCCGCGAAGACGGCGTGTACGTGGCCGGCGTCCACGGCGACTCGTTGATCGTCGTCGGCGGCGCCCAAGTGCGCGGGTACAAGATCGCCGACGGCACCGCGACCTGGCCGCCCATCGCCTTGACCGACGGCAGCTCGCCCAGCGGGCGCGGATTCCTCGCCGGCGACAAGTACTACTTGCCGGTCTCGTCGGCCGAGGTGCTGACGATCGACCTGGACAAAGGCCAAACGATCGCCCGCAGCCGGGCCCGCGACGGCCGCGTGCCAGGCAATCTCGTGGCATACGCGGGGATGGTGCTGGGTTCCGGGCCGGAAGGCGTGGATTGCTTTTACCAGCTCGATGAAATCGAGCGCCAAGTCAAGGACAAGCTGGCGGCGCAGCCCCAGGATGCAGAGGCTTTGACCTTGCGCGGCGAAATTCTCTGGCATAGCGGCCAACTGGACGACGCGATCGCCGCGCTGCGACGGGCGCACCAGGCCGCGCCCGACCATGCCCGTGCCCGCAGCCTGCTGGTCGAGGCGTTGCTCGAGGGACTGCGGAGCGATTTCGCCAAGTATCAACTGAGCGGGGCCGAACTGGAAACATTGCTCGACGATTCCGCGAAACGCGGCGAGTATTTGCACTATCTGGCCGCAGGACTGCTGGCCAACGGCCAACCGCGCGCGGCGTTCGAAGCCTGCTTGCAGCTCGTCGATACCGGCGCCGAGGCCCCGGCGCTGGACCAGATCGACGCGCAACTGGCCGTGCGGCGAGATCGCTGGGTGCAGACCCAATTCGCAGCGATCTGGGCCCAGGCCGACGAGGCGCTGCGGGCCGAGATGCAGCGCGTGGTGGCCGAACAGTTCGCCCTGGCGCAGGCCGCGCCCGACGCCCAGACGCTGGCCCAGTTTGTCGGGTATTTCGCGACGCTTCCCGGGACCGACATGGCGCGCCTCGAGCTGGCCGAAAGGCTCGCCAGCCAGAACGATCCCTTGCAGCGGGAGCTGCTCGTCCGGCAACTGGTCGAATCGCGCGAAGCCGCCACGGCGGCCAGGGCGTGCCGCATCATGGCCGAGTTGGCGCTGGCCGGTCCGCGGCCGCTGCAAGCGGCGACCTATGTGCAGCGATTACGTGGCGAGTTTGCCGACGTCGCGTGTGCCGGCGAGCTAACGGGGCGTGCCTGGGTCGAGTCGCTCGGCGGCGACGAGGCCGTCCAGCAGGCGCTGCTCGCGCCACTCCCTTGGCCGAAGGGTCACGTGCAGATCGAGCGCTCGGTGCGCGAAGCGCCGTACGTCAAGTTTCCGGCCTTCGACCTGCGCGGCAGGCGCGGCCCCTTCTTCACCGACGCCGCGATCGAATTCGACCTGCACCGCCGCGGGCTGGTGGGTCGCGACGGACTGGGGAACGAAGTGTGGCGCATTGCGCTGCAAAGCGATCAAGACAACAACCTGCAATTCAATCAGCAAATCAACCCCGCTATGGTCCAGGGGCATTTGCTCGTGGCCGCCGTGGGCGCCGAGTTGTTCGCCATCGACACGCTGGGGAAAGCCGGCGACCCGGCCGGCGGAGGCAACGCGTTTGGACGCATCCTCTGGCGGAAGAACCTCGCCGACTCGCTGCCTGGAGGAGTGAACCTCTTCGCCAATCCGCGCCAGTTTCAATTCGGCATCAACTGGCGACGGATTCCCGGTGGAGACCAGTCGATGCAGTCGCTGGGGCCGCTGGGTCTGCTCAGCGAGTCGCAAGCCTATTTCATCATGAATCGCACGCTGACCGCGGCCGATCTCCACACCGGCGCAACGCTGTGGGCGCGCCGCGGCTTCGCCATCGGCTCGTTGATCTGGGGCGATCGCGACGTGGTGGCCGTCGTGCCACCCGAGGGCGTCGAAGCAGCCGTGCTCCGCGCGGCTGATGGCGCACAGTTGGGGACCTGCATCGTACCGCCGGTCGAACAGCGCCTCGGCACCATCGGCCGGAGGCTCTTGGTCTGGACGAACGAAAACGGCCGTAGCGTGCTCGAGTTGCGCGACGTCTGGCCCGACACGCCGTTGTGGCGGCAGACGTTTTCGCTCGATGCCAAGGCCGTGGTGATCGAGGATGACGAGATCGCCGTCGTCGAACCGCAGGGACGGTTCGTGATTCTATCCTTGCCCGAAGGGCGGATCGTCACCGAGCAATTGCTCGAGCCCGAGGAGAACCTATCGGACATCGCCGTGCTGCGGTCGCGCGACCATTACATCCTGGTCGCCAACCACACGTGGCAGCGCTCGGGCCAGATCATTTTCGCGCAGCCCATTCCCCAGATGAACCCCTCGCCGCTCAATCCGTTGGTGAACGGCCGAGTCTACGGCTTCGATCGCCGCACCCGGGCACGGCTTTGGGTGCGGGAAGTCGAATCACAGGGCCTGTACCTGTTGCAACCGAGCGAGACACCGATGCTCGTGCTGGCGGCTCACGTCGCAGCGGGCCGAAACGGCCCCAACAGTACGCCGACGGCCGAGTCGCTGGTTTTGTGCCTCGACAAGCGCACCGGCGAGACGTTGCACGAAGAGCGGTTCGCGCAGCAGATTCTCTACGACGTGTCTGCCGATGCGCAAGCGCGGACGGTCGCGCTCGGGCTGCAACAGCCGAACCAGAAGACCCAACTGGTATTCAAGTTTACCGACGAGCCGCCGGCCGCCGCCAACGAGGCACCCGCCGGCGCGGAAACGCCGGCCAGCGCCGCGACGGAGGCTGGATCATGA
- a CDS encoding terpene cyclase/mutase family protein — translation MNLVRRCWLCRMAACVAVLSAFGATAAQASPRSSKVDRSVEQGLEWLARTQSRLGHWSANEGRYPTAMTALAGLALLSNGSTATQGKYASNVRRAVDYLVSRSRPNGLIGDPTRDDRYTYGHGFSMLFLSQVLGEEEDAERRELLVDVLTRAVQFTGNAQTEAGGWGYVSAKDGHGFDEGSTTITQVQGLRGCRNAGIPVPKEIIDKAIAYIRKCTTPEGGVQYSSKGGGARPAITAAAVACLFNAGDYDSEYVPKLLDYCQKNLANINNEGFGHWHYAHYYYAQVLYREGGDSWRDYLDKIEAKLIAEIGPDGSWTQGYIGPVYTTAINLTILQLERANLPIYQR, via the coding sequence ATGAATCTCGTTCGTCGCTGCTGGCTATGCCGCATGGCTGCGTGCGTAGCGGTGTTATCCGCGTTCGGTGCCACGGCGGCGCAAGCGAGCCCTCGTTCGTCGAAGGTCGACCGCTCGGTCGAACAGGGACTCGAGTGGCTGGCCAGAACCCAGTCGCGGCTGGGCCATTGGTCGGCCAACGAAGGTCGCTATCCGACGGCGATGACCGCGCTGGCGGGGTTGGCGTTGCTGTCCAACGGGTCGACGGCCACGCAGGGCAAATACGCCAGTAACGTTCGCCGCGCGGTCGACTACCTGGTCAGCCGCAGCCGGCCCAACGGCCTGATCGGCGATCCGACGCGCGACGATCGGTACACGTATGGCCACGGCTTCAGCATGCTGTTCTTGTCCCAGGTGCTCGGCGAGGAAGAAGACGCCGAGCGACGCGAGTTGCTCGTCGATGTGCTGACGCGCGCCGTGCAGTTCACCGGAAATGCCCAAACCGAGGCCGGCGGCTGGGGCTACGTCAGCGCCAAGGACGGCCACGGTTTCGACGAGGGCTCGACCACGATCACCCAGGTGCAAGGTCTGCGCGGCTGCCGCAACGCGGGGATCCCCGTGCCCAAGGAAATCATCGACAAGGCGATCGCCTACATCCGCAAATGCACGACGCCCGAGGGCGGCGTGCAATACAGCTCCAAGGGCGGCGGCGCCCGCCCGGCCATTACCGCTGCCGCCGTGGCCTGTTTGTTCAACGCCGGCGACTACGACAGCGAGTACGTGCCCAAACTGCTCGACTACTGCCAAAAGAACCTGGCCAATATCAACAACGAAGGCTTCGGCCACTGGCACTACGCACACTATTACTACGCCCAGGTGCTGTACCGCGAAGGGGGCGATTCGTGGCGCGACTACCTGGACAAGATCGAGGCCAAGCTGATCGCCGAGATCGGCCCCGACGGCTCGTGGACCCAGGGCTACATCGGCCCGGTCTATACCACGGCGATCAATCTGACGATTCTGCAACTCGAACGGGCCAACCTGCCCATTTACCAGCGTTGA
- a CDS encoding Rrf2 family transcriptional regulator, producing the protein MKLTRSVSYAVGILVRVERSKASGPLTAAAIAKGAKFPPRFLYRVLRRLVDAGLLSGVSGPGGGYTLARKANQISLLEIIRAVEADQETIDLKPVAANQRKLINHIVELARKNDRQFAVQLAKVKLNKLARM; encoded by the coding sequence ATGAAGTTGACGCGCTCCGTAAGTTATGCTGTCGGTATTCTCGTACGCGTCGAGCGTTCGAAGGCGAGCGGTCCGCTGACCGCCGCGGCCATCGCCAAAGGCGCCAAGTTCCCGCCGCGCTTTCTCTACCGCGTGCTGCGGCGCCTGGTTGACGCGGGGTTGCTCTCGGGCGTGTCCGGGCCCGGTGGCGGCTACACGCTGGCGCGCAAGGCCAACCAGATTTCGCTGCTCGAAATCATTCGCGCCGTCGAAGCCGACCAGGAAACGATCGATCTCAAGCCCGTGGCGGCGAACCAGCGCAAGCTGATCAATCACATCGTCGAATTGGCCCGGAAGAACGATCGGCAGTTCGCCGTACAGCTCGCCAAGGTCAAGCTGAACAAGCTGGCCCGGATGTAG